In Oikeobacillus pervagus, one genomic interval encodes:
- a CDS encoding ribonuclease YeeF family protein, with protein sequence MKILNVNDFCSGIDTVQKKLYALEEQMKQIQKDVDTIISLEESFKGAGGKAIRSFYRECHRTFLFFYQEFSTSYKQTLRNVIQALRAFESAGDGYIKEEFLEGKVEQGLENIKSVTEDLTIEANGMMDKVSDIVNLTKLNDDEVLKNIDSAKNKRDETIKNLNEFDSDQTKALHSVEQDIMTMKNYIQQMESMFQSGDITIQEFSKKQFTKEEAFNDLKERLNQKLYENVFDHCQNPFLSKKEFNRIKDGAVKKVQVIDEYAVEKSDISGTYYQMKNGLIVREYYEKGIHYQIVDKIPKERVSSIRELDSFVEGTPLAPLEYINPSSGAKKLVVGLVKKQSKPIKFKGNLDKLKNFSIPNILRKPAFEGIVHDVKKADVPKKKTKETISRAERSGTKGIDNPSVTNKSNLYRGDSLLHSPTRPNGIGKPHISSSGDLVPASKDGLYKGRQVTVIEHILGGYRKGAKSNSPYTSFTNNKNVIGNYGENSIELDISALRKDIQSGKVKDVVILSPKQIQKLIERDVISSDFWKNRAINWTKRDNEYLIKGEVPSQYIKVSSKE encoded by the coding sequence ATGAAAATATTAAATGTAAACGACTTTTGCTCCGGAATTGATACAGTCCAGAAAAAATTGTATGCTTTAGAAGAACAAATGAAACAAATTCAAAAGGACGTCGACACAATTATTAGCCTTGAAGAGTCTTTTAAAGGGGCGGGAGGAAAGGCAATCCGCTCCTTTTACCGAGAATGTCACAGGACCTTTCTCTTTTTCTACCAAGAATTTAGTACGAGCTACAAACAAACTCTTAGAAATGTTATACAAGCTCTACGTGCGTTTGAATCAGCAGGAGATGGCTATATTAAGGAAGAGTTTTTAGAAGGAAAGGTAGAACAAGGGCTAGAAAATATCAAATCCGTCACAGAAGATCTCACCATAGAAGCCAATGGGATGATGGACAAAGTCTCAGATATTGTGAACTTAACGAAACTAAATGATGACGAGGTCCTCAAAAATATCGACTCGGCCAAAAACAAACGAGATGAGACCATCAAGAATCTGAATGAATTTGATTCAGATCAAACGAAAGCCCTCCACTCAGTCGAGCAAGATATTATGACGATGAAGAACTACATCCAACAAATGGAGTCTATGTTCCAAAGTGGCGACATCACCATCCAAGAATTTTCCAAAAAACAGTTCACAAAAGAAGAGGCATTCAACGATTTAAAAGAACGTTTGAACCAAAAGCTATATGAAAATGTCTTCGATCACTGCCAAAATCCGTTTTTAAGCAAAAAAGAATTTAATCGAATAAAAGATGGGGCTGTTAAAAAAGTACAGGTGATCGATGAATATGCTGTAGAAAAGAGTGATATTAGCGGCACGTACTATCAAATGAAAAATGGTTTGATTGTAAGGGAATATTATGAAAAAGGAATCCATTATCAAATCGTCGATAAAATTCCAAAAGAGAGAGTGAGTAGTATTCGAGAGCTCGACTCTTTCGTGGAAGGAACGCCTTTAGCCCCATTGGAATATATAAATCCCTCTAGCGGAGCGAAGAAGCTCGTTGTGGGTTTAGTAAAAAAACAGTCCAAGCCGATCAAATTTAAAGGTAACCTCGACAAATTAAAGAACTTTTCAATTCCTAATATTCTAAGAAAACCAGCCTTTGAAGGGATTGTCCATGATGTAAAGAAGGCGGATGTTCCGAAAAAGAAAACGAAGGAAACGATTTCTAGGGCTGAGAGATCGGGTACTAAGGGTATAGATAATCCTTCTGTAACCAACAAAAGTAATTTATATAGGGGTGATAGTTTACTTCACTCTCCAACTAGACCAAATGGAATTGGTAAACCTCATATATCGAGTTCAGGTGATTTAGTTCCAGCCAGTAAGGATGGTTTATATAAAGGGAGACAAGTAACTGTTATAGAGCATATACTTGGAGGTTATAGAAAAGGAGCTAAATCTAATAGCCCTTATACTAGTTTTACAAATAACAAAAATGTGATTGGAAATTATGGAGAAAATTCAATTGAACTAGATATATCAGCCTTAAGGAAAGATATACAGTCTGGAAAGGTAAAAGATGTTGTTATACTTTCTCCAAAACAAATTCAAAAGTTAATTGAAAGAGATGTTATTTCTTCTGATTTTTGGAAGAATAGAGCAATTAACTGGACTAAAAGGGATAATGAGTATTTGATTAAAGGGGAAGTTCCTAGCCAATATATAAAGGTTTCGTCTAAGGAGTGA